A portion of the Ralstonia nicotianae genome contains these proteins:
- a CDS encoding calcium-binding protein, with the protein MGENICFQVPIYGFNGGYNPKSPQDNVVGYVSATYLTNQYGDWVMDPNGNPYIVPVGYDPENTISRAQASGFSLDMFSNYHTGGPYDLQRGFDGQSFGGFVPAFTPLASYDFGLAVTASGGNFIIGAEIAGGLQNAWNSLFNEKVDASGDFLNNPKNVANEIRGFQDYTNGSYANGDYLGNYDKEIPYASVGQVLNALERLGYEVHFGKFGITRAILKGPRGISDLVNRIFRAVLFNSGSDPLAIDLTGNGIKTIGASQSGVMFDTTGSGNSVSTGWIAEGTGWLAYNPSGATTLTSETQLFGAASLLPNGKYATDGFQALSLLDSNGDGVIDTQDPEFANLRVWVGAPSSGSSDPNMPAGQMLTLQQLGIVSISLNEQPSWINTGGTGVEVNTESSYATVTWSDGRQTTIGAVNLTGNPFYQNLATPAQLQTSGDDAANAIPLMQGSGAMYDTRTAAQLSPSFSGLLQKYSTLTSRADQIAMLPQLLAVWGGTSNFQALMERNRWGYSDPCYVYKFDGIQQYANTNVQLNPGDQSNWTDAYRNMVGIVDILEKFNGQLLYDPASTGALWGHNRAFLSYNPGGEAGDGKSASIFVSPTYSIDVSASQVSALVQGYQALERSVYQGLVLQTRLMPYLNAIGLNVDSKGATGIRVDFSKFNNLLDGKFSTDPVNAMVDLAELTASGSSLLSAVGYDPTARLKQWAMQLQSSGQWQNFLGQFSDGIEADYSNGVFNMLSSAGNGIFLTSADSSTVQDNNGSSILIATTGNDTLISGKGNDTLVAGIGYTYMAGRSGADTYVFERGDGIAEMETSGGQNNVLQLTNYNRSDLVLRQDGNTMVLDFGNGDVVRLHDYFLRQQVWGGDVGMRSVQFADGTQMSIAELAASANTIRGNGDGTFSGGWGNNILIGGAGNETLVGGNGNSTLVAGVGNDLLQAGSGNNTYVYAQGDGATAVDSSRVQSSSQNVLQLTGYNQSNLQALRQDGNNLILDFGGGDTVKLSDFFLHAQNNAGRSDLSAVLFADGTQATMASLMSTLGLHLANGNQTFRLPLSTPVKIYGGTGNETIQGGTNNSADTIVAGVGYSYITGFAGAATYVFGRGDGIAEMETSGGQNNVLQLTNYNRSDLVLRQDGNTMVLDFGNGDVVRLHDYFLRQQVWGGDVGMRSVQFADGTQMSIAELAASANTVHGNGDGTFSGGWGNNILIGGAGNETLVGGNGNSTLVAGGGNDTMVGSTSGSNLYEIQASAASDTVVNRTGGTANSSTLQFDGANSDQLWFQHVGNDLLVSVIGTSTQVSISGWYTATSNHVQQITAADGKTLADGQVDALVQAMASFHPPSAGTMTLPPDYEAQLQPTLSANWR; encoded by the coding sequence ATGGGTGAAAATATTTGCTTTCAGGTGCCGATTTATGGATTCAATGGGGGGTATAACCCAAAGAGCCCGCAAGACAATGTTGTGGGATATGTGTCGGCTACATATTTGACGAATCAATACGGGGATTGGGTTATGGACCCGAATGGAAATCCTTATATTGTTCCTGTCGGCTATGATCCCGAGAATACTATTTCTCGCGCTCAAGCCTCTGGTTTTAGTCTCGATATGTTCTCTAACTATCACACCGGAGGACCTTACGATTTGCAGCGAGGCTTTGATGGACAAAGTTTCGGCGGATTTGTTCCGGCTTTTACCCCGTTGGCGTCATACGATTTCGGTCTTGCCGTTACGGCGAGTGGTGGGAATTTTATAATTGGGGCGGAGATTGCGGGCGGGCTGCAAAATGCGTGGAATAGTCTTTTCAATGAAAAGGTTGATGCGAGCGGGGATTTTCTAAATAACCCGAAAAATGTGGCGAATGAAATTCGAGGGTTCCAAGACTACACCAATGGATCCTATGCGAATGGGGACTATTTGGGTAATTACGACAAAGAGATTCCTTATGCCAGTGTGGGTCAGGTACTTAACGCGCTCGAGCGCCTCGGGTACGAGGTGCATTTCGGGAAATTTGGTATAACTCGAGCGATTCTTAAGGGGCCTCGTGGAATTTCGGATTTGGTTAATCGAATATTTCGTGCTGTTCTATTTAATAGTGGGTCGGACCCGCTTGCCATTGATTTAACTGGAAATGGAATAAAAACTATTGGCGCCAGCCAATCAGGAGTGATGTTTGATACAACAGGATCGGGTAATTCCGTTTCTACCGGGTGGATTGCCGAAGGCACTGGATGGCTTGCCTATAACCCATCGGGGGCTACAACGCTCACAAGTGAGACTCAGCTGTTTGGTGCCGCCTCCCTCCTGCCAAATGGGAAGTACGCGACAGATGGATTTCAAGCGCTTTCACTTTTGGATAGTAACGGTGATGGCGTAATCGATACCCAAGATCCTGAATTTGCCAATTTGCGCGTGTGGGTCGGTGCTCCCTCAAGTGGAAGCTCCGATCCAAATATGCCTGCTGGCCAAATGCTTACCCTGCAGCAGTTGGGTATCGTAAGCATTTCTTTGAATGAGCAGCCCTCCTGGATCAATACTGGTGGTACCGGGGTCGAAGTCAACACCGAATCGTCGTATGCGACTGTAACATGGTCGGATGGTCGTCAGACCACGATTGGTGCGGTTAACCTAACCGGAAACCCTTTCTATCAAAACCTGGCAACCCCAGCCCAACTTCAAACCTCTGGCGACGACGCTGCAAATGCAATACCACTTATGCAAGGAAGCGGCGCTATGTACGACACCAGAACTGCCGCGCAGCTTTCGCCCTCTTTCAGTGGTTTGCTGCAGAAATACAGCACTTTGACCTCCCGTGCCGATCAAATTGCTATGCTGCCACAACTCTTGGCTGTGTGGGGGGGGACAAGTAACTTTCAGGCGCTGATGGAAAGAAATAGGTGGGGTTACTCAGATCCCTGCTATGTCTATAAATTTGACGGAATTCAGCAGTATGCGAACACTAATGTCCAATTAAATCCTGGTGATCAATCTAATTGGACGGATGCCTACCGTAATATGGTAGGCATAGTTGATATTCTGGAAAAATTCAACGGGCAGCTACTTTACGATCCGGCGAGTACTGGGGCGTTGTGGGGGCACAACCGTGCTTTTCTTTCATATAACCCGGGTGGCGAGGCGGGTGATGGAAAATCAGCGAGTATATTCGTTAGCCCAACGTATTCGATTGACGTTAGCGCGAGTCAAGTAAGCGCTTTGGTGCAGGGTTATCAGGCTCTGGAGCGAAGTGTTTATCAAGGGCTGGTCTTGCAAACTAGGCTGATGCCCTATTTGAATGCTATTGGGCTGAATGTCGATTCGAAGGGGGCGACAGGAATTAGAGTTGACTTCAGTAAGTTTAATAATTTGTTGGATGGGAAATTTTCTACTGATCCAGTTAACGCGATGGTTGACTTGGCGGAGTTGACGGCGTCGGGAAGTAGTCTTCTCAGTGCAGTCGGCTATGATCCAACGGCCCGACTTAAGCAATGGGCAATGCAGCTGCAGAGCAGTGGTCAATGGCAGAATTTCCTGGGTCAGTTCAGTGATGGCATAGAGGCTGACTATAGTAACGGTGTATTTAATATGCTCAGTTCTGCTGGAAACGGCATATTCCTGACCAGTGCTGACAGTTCGACTGTGCAGGACAACAATGGAAGCAGCATCCTTATTGCCACCACGGGTAACGATACTTTAATTAGCGGAAAGGGTAACGACACACTGGTTGCTGGTATTGGGTATACCTACATGGCCGGCCGGTCTGGCGCGGATACCTACGTTTTCGAGCGTGGCGACGGGATCGCCGAGATGGAGACCAGCGGCGGGCAGAACAACGTGCTGCAACTGACCAACTACAACCGCAGCGATCTGGTGCTGAGGCAGGACGGCAACACGATGGTGCTGGACTTCGGCAACGGTGACGTGGTGCGGTTGCACGACTACTTCCTGCGCCAGCAGGTGTGGGGCGGCGACGTGGGCATGCGGTCGGTGCAGTTTGCCGACGGCACGCAGATGTCGATCGCGGAGTTGGCGGCCAGCGCGAACACGATTCGCGGCAACGGCGATGGCACGTTCAGCGGCGGCTGGGGCAACAACATCCTGATCGGTGGCGCGGGCAACGAGACGCTGGTCGGCGGGAACGGTAACAGCACCCTGGTCGCCGGTGTCGGCAACGACCTGCTGCAGGCTGGCAGCGGGAACAACACCTATGTCTACGCTCAAGGTGACGGCGCGACCGCGGTCGATAGCAGCCGCGTGCAGAGCAGTTCGCAGAACGTGCTGCAGTTGACCGGCTACAACCAGAGCAACCTGCAGGCGCTGCGCCAGGATGGCAACAACCTGATCCTTGACTTCGGTGGCGGAGATACCGTCAAGCTGAGCGACTTCTTCCTGCACGCGCAGAACAACGCCGGCAGGTCCGACCTGAGCGCCGTCCTGTTTGCCGATGGCACCCAGGCCACGATGGCGAGCCTGATGAGTACCCTGGGCCTGCATCTGGCCAATGGCAACCAGACTTTCAGGCTGCCGCTCTCGACACCGGTCAAGATCTATGGCGGGACCGGCAATGAAACGATCCAGGGCGGCACCAACAACAGCGCCGATACCATCGTGGCCGGCGTCGGGTACAGCTATATCACCGGCTTTGCCGGAGCTGCCACCTACGTTTTCGGGCGTGGCGACGGGATCGCCGAGATGGAGACCAGCGGCGGGCAGAACAACGTGCTGCAGCTGACCAACTACAACCGCAGCGATCTGGTGCTGAGGCAGGACGGCAACACGATGGTGCTGGACTTCGGCAACGGAGACGTGGTGCGGTTGCACGACTACTTCCTGCGCCAGCAGGTGTGGGGCGGCGACGTGGGCATGCGGTCGGTGCAGTTTGCCGACGGCACGCAGATGTCGATCGCGGAGTTGGCCGCCAGCGCAAACACGGTCCACGGCAACGGCGATGGCACGTTCAGCGGCGGCTGGGGCAACAACATCCTGATCGGTGGCGCGGGCAACGAAACACTGGTCGGAGGGAACGGCAACAGCACGTTGGTGGCGGGGGGCGGCAATGACACGATGGTTGGTAGTACCAGCGGCAGCAATCTCTATGAGATCCAGGCTAGCGCAGCAAGTGACACCGTTGTGAACCGTACCGGCGGCACTGCGAACTCCAGTACGCTGCAGTTCGACGGCGCCAACAGCGATCAGCTGTGGTTCCAGCATGTCGGCAACGATCTGTTGGTGAGTGTGATCGGCACGTCCACCCAAGTATCCATCTCGGGCTGGTACACCGCGACGAGCAACCACGTACAACAGATCACTGCCGCAGATGGCAAAACCCTGGCAGATGGCCAGGTGGATGCTCTGGTGCAAGCAATGGCTTCGTTCCACCCGCCATCGGCGGGAACCATGACCCTGCCGCCTGATTACGAGGCGCAACTACAGCCCACGCTATCCGCGAACTGGCGTTAA
- a CDS encoding acyltransferase family protein — MNRPSASLQSIQALRGFAALYVVIFHSGLALAHADLPALAWLTEHVVKRGHVGVDVFFVISGFIIAWVAILGPKGPEPPGAFLIKRAFRLGPPYWLMSILHSAWLNPVSSGVLLTSLAFLPQANADAPYFGYPALYVGWSLNYEAFFYLLCALGLALFGRRALWLVTLGLFATTVIVPFWHGSVVLGDPEALYAWATPLQAMAANPLVLEFLLGAGLAWLYAAHRHRLTPARARLLLLAGVAAFVVSVIGPVPKFDLLLRGLPAGALLAGLVAMEHCGALRVPRVAVWLGELSYALYLVHPSVIEGMHRLVGVLAPEWIGAQLLHFGANLTLTLLAATLLHRYVELPSIALGHRSVAWLRGWGHAWRARLGAVTSRPSKTGGDGQSSIDANA; from the coding sequence GTGAACCGTCCTTCCGCCTCTCTCCAGAGCATCCAGGCACTGCGGGGCTTCGCCGCGCTGTACGTGGTGATCTTCCATTCCGGCCTGGCGCTGGCCCATGCCGACCTGCCCGCGCTCGCCTGGCTGACCGAGCACGTGGTCAAGCGCGGGCACGTCGGCGTGGACGTCTTCTTCGTCATCAGCGGCTTCATCATTGCCTGGGTGGCGATCCTCGGACCGAAAGGCCCCGAGCCGCCCGGCGCGTTCCTCATCAAGCGCGCCTTCCGCCTGGGGCCGCCGTACTGGCTGATGTCGATCCTGCATTCGGCCTGGCTCAATCCGGTGTCTAGCGGTGTGCTGCTGACCTCGCTGGCCTTCCTGCCGCAGGCCAACGCGGATGCGCCCTACTTCGGATATCCCGCGCTCTACGTGGGCTGGTCGCTCAACTACGAGGCGTTCTTCTACCTGCTGTGCGCGCTCGGGCTGGCGTTGTTCGGCCGCCGGGCCTTGTGGCTGGTGACGCTGGGGCTGTTCGCCACCACGGTCATCGTGCCGTTCTGGCATGGCAGCGTGGTGCTCGGCGATCCGGAGGCCCTCTATGCCTGGGCCACGCCGCTGCAGGCCATGGCAGCCAACCCGCTGGTGCTGGAATTCCTGCTCGGCGCGGGGCTCGCCTGGCTGTATGCGGCGCACCGGCATCGGCTCACGCCCGCACGCGCGCGCCTGCTGCTGCTGGCCGGCGTGGCCGCCTTCGTCGTCTCGGTGATCGGGCCCGTGCCCAAGTTCGACCTGCTGCTGCGCGGGCTGCCGGCCGGCGCCCTGCTGGCGGGGCTGGTGGCGATGGAGCACTGCGGCGCGCTGCGCGTGCCGCGCGTGGCCGTGTGGCTCGGCGAGCTGTCGTATGCGCTATACCTCGTCCATCCGTCCGTGATCGAGGGCATGCACCGGCTGGTGGGCGTACTGGCGCCGGAGTGGATCGGCGCGCAACTGCTGCACTTCGGCGCGAACCTGACGCTGACACTGCTGGCGGCGACGCTGCTGCACCGCTATGTCGAGCTGCCGTCCATTGCGCTCGGGCACAGGAGCGTCGCGTGGTTGCGGGGCTGGGGGCATGCGTGGCGTGCGCGGCTGGGGGCTGTCACCAGTCGTCCATCCAAGACTGGGGGAGACGGCCAGTCGTCTATCGACGCGAACGCATGA
- a CDS encoding RNA polymerase sigma factor, with product MADPPLAIHRTIEAVWRIESARIIAGLARRLRDVGLAEELAQDALVAALEQWPADGIPDNPAAWLTATARHRAIDRLRHHALAQRKHAQLGIEQEIEQELAHAEAEAARDEAIGDDLLRLVFIACHPVLPHEGRVALTLRLLGGLTTDEIARAFLVPEPTIAQRIVRAKRTLSAARVPFELPAPGQLTERLGAVLQVIYLIFNEGYAATSGEDWTRPALCDEALRLGRILAGLMPGEAEVHGLVALMELQASRLRARVGPGGRPILLLDQDRQRWDRLLIQRGFAALARAEACGHGLGPYGLQAAIAACHAGARTAAQTDWPRIAALYDALAQIAPSPVVELNRAVAVAMAYGPAAGLAIADRLLAEPALRGYHLLPSVRADLLARLNRMDEAHAEYERAAALARNRQERTLLLERAARCRPDD from the coding sequence ATGGCCGATCCGCCCCTTGCCATCCACCGCACTATCGAAGCGGTGTGGCGCATCGAATCGGCCCGGATCATCGCTGGCCTGGCGCGGCGGCTGCGCGACGTGGGCCTGGCCGAAGAGCTCGCGCAGGATGCGCTGGTCGCGGCGCTGGAGCAATGGCCCGCCGATGGCATCCCCGACAACCCCGCCGCGTGGCTGACGGCCACCGCCAGGCACCGCGCCATCGACCGGCTGCGCCACCACGCGCTGGCGCAGCGCAAGCATGCGCAGCTCGGCATCGAGCAGGAGATCGAGCAGGAACTGGCCCATGCCGAGGCCGAAGCCGCGCGCGACGAGGCCATCGGCGACGATCTGCTGCGCCTGGTCTTCATCGCCTGCCATCCGGTGCTGCCGCACGAAGGGCGCGTGGCGCTCACGCTGCGCCTGCTGGGCGGCCTGACCACCGATGAGATCGCCCGCGCCTTCCTGGTGCCCGAGCCGACCATCGCGCAGCGCATCGTGCGCGCCAAGCGGACGCTGTCGGCGGCGCGCGTGCCGTTCGAGCTGCCGGCGCCGGGGCAGCTCACCGAGCGGCTCGGCGCCGTGCTGCAGGTGATCTACCTAATCTTCAACGAAGGCTATGCCGCCACCTCCGGCGAGGACTGGACCCGCCCCGCGCTGTGCGACGAAGCGCTGCGCCTGGGCCGCATCCTGGCGGGACTGATGCCGGGCGAAGCCGAAGTGCACGGCCTGGTGGCGCTGATGGAGCTGCAGGCCTCGAGGCTGCGCGCGCGCGTGGGGCCGGGCGGACGGCCCATCCTGCTGCTCGACCAGGATCGCCAGCGCTGGGATCGCCTGCTGATCCAGCGCGGCTTTGCGGCGCTCGCGCGCGCCGAAGCCTGCGGGCACGGCCTCGGCCCCTACGGGCTGCAAGCGGCCATTGCCGCCTGCCACGCTGGCGCCCGCACGGCGGCGCAGACCGACTGGCCGCGCATCGCCGCGCTCTACGACGCGCTGGCGCAGATCGCGCCCTCGCCGGTGGTGGAGCTGAACCGCGCCGTTGCCGTGGCCATGGCGTATGGCCCGGCGGCCGGCCTGGCGATCGCCGACCGGCTGCTCGCCGAGCCTGCGCTGCGCGGCTATCACCTGTTGCCCAGCGTGCGCGCGGACCTCCTGGCCCGGCTCAACCGCATGGACGAGGCCCACGCCGAATACGAACGCGCCGCAGCGCTGGCCCGCAACCGGCAGGAACGCACGCTGCTGCTCGAACGCGCAGCGCGGTGCCGGCCCGACGACTAG
- a CDS encoding YciI family protein, whose amino-acid sequence MRFMVLRLADPDTEAGVMPSEALLAEMGKYMESLANAGVLLGGEGLHPSAAGARVEFRGGKPGVIDGPFTEAKELIAGYTILQVKSLEEALEWCKRWPAMDGGGNVRLEIRRIFEAEDFGEAFTPEEREREARLRAELAARQQ is encoded by the coding sequence ATGCGATTCATGGTTCTGCGACTGGCCGACCCGGACACCGAAGCGGGCGTGATGCCCTCCGAAGCGCTGCTTGCCGAGATGGGCAAATACATGGAGTCCCTGGCGAACGCCGGCGTGCTGCTGGGCGGCGAGGGGCTGCACCCGAGCGCGGCCGGCGCGCGCGTTGAGTTCCGCGGCGGCAAGCCGGGCGTGATCGACGGCCCGTTCACCGAAGCCAAGGAGCTGATCGCCGGCTACACCATCCTGCAGGTGAAATCGCTGGAAGAAGCGCTCGAGTGGTGCAAGCGCTGGCCGGCGATGGATGGGGGCGGCAATGTGCGGCTGGAGATCCGCCGCATCTTCGAGGCCGAAGACTTCGGCGAAGCCTTCACGCCCGAGGAGCGCGAGCGCGAAGCGCGCCTGCGCGCCGAACTGGCCGCCCGCCAGCAGTAA
- a CDS encoding cyclic peptide export ABC transporter: MRITKLLLGRSNGSTMLMVAASQAAAGLGGAGLLAILTHAAGEADRSLMWRYLPWAAAALTLFVLAQGITSRLTTACVEQAIHAVRLRIMGKLASATLQTFERISEGHLLTRLEKDLKVVSATSSAILAASQAGMLFLCSITYLAYLSPMAFGICMVVVVLSLLLHAIRMRVIHARMEAATHAETDLLGLTGHLVGGFKELKLHARRQRELHAELAAASGHSAERNRAAYVTVSDHLILIQIILYSLIGSVVFILPLLDTTQPLLLVKIVAVILFLAGALNQFAGILPMYTQADAAARHIEALEHQLTDEPAADGQTAQPQPAPVLAGIELEAVRYAYLPVNGQGFEVGPVNLSIRRGEIVFITGSNGSGKSTFLKLLTGLQAPDAGRIRWNGNPVDPDSLERYRGLFSAIFSDYHLFPTLWGLDAPTPGAIDAHLQRLALQALTALNGRSFSPLKLSTGQRKRLAHLVALLEDRPIYVFDEWAADQDPAFRRWFYHTELPRLKALGKTVIAVTHDEPYFGCADRWLHFEEGRCVERAPASVLPAASAPVTLAAT; this comes from the coding sequence ATGCGGATCACGAAACTGCTGCTTGGCCGTTCCAACGGGTCCACCATGCTCATGGTGGCCGCCTCGCAGGCTGCGGCCGGCCTGGGCGGCGCCGGCCTGCTGGCGATCCTGACCCATGCCGCCGGCGAAGCGGACAGGTCGCTGATGTGGCGCTACCTGCCGTGGGCCGCGGCGGCGCTGACGCTGTTCGTCCTGGCCCAGGGCATCACGTCGCGGCTCACCACCGCGTGCGTGGAACAGGCGATTCATGCGGTGCGCCTGCGCATCATGGGCAAGCTCGCCTCGGCGACCCTGCAGACCTTCGAGCGCATCAGCGAGGGCCACCTGCTGACCCGCCTCGAGAAAGACCTGAAGGTGGTGTCCGCCACCTCCTCCGCCATCCTGGCCGCCAGCCAGGCCGGCATGCTGTTCCTCTGTTCCATCACCTATCTGGCGTATCTGTCGCCCATGGCGTTCGGCATCTGCATGGTCGTGGTCGTGCTGAGCCTGCTGCTGCATGCCATCCGGATGCGGGTGATCCACGCCAGGATGGAAGCCGCGACCCATGCCGAGACCGATCTGCTCGGCCTGACCGGGCACCTGGTGGGCGGCTTCAAGGAACTCAAGCTGCATGCCCGCCGGCAGCGCGAGCTCCACGCCGAGCTGGCCGCCGCTTCCGGGCACAGCGCCGAGCGCAACCGCGCGGCCTACGTGACCGTCAGCGATCACCTGATCCTGATCCAGATCATCCTGTACAGCCTGATCGGCTCGGTGGTCTTCATCCTGCCGCTGCTGGACACGACGCAGCCGCTGCTGCTGGTGAAAATCGTGGCCGTGATCCTGTTCCTGGCCGGCGCGCTCAACCAGTTCGCCGGCATCCTGCCGATGTACACGCAGGCCGATGCGGCCGCCCGGCATATCGAGGCGCTGGAGCACCAGCTCACGGACGAGCCGGCCGCCGACGGCCAGACCGCACAGCCGCAGCCCGCACCGGTACTGGCCGGCATCGAACTGGAAGCCGTCCGCTACGCCTATCTGCCCGTCAACGGCCAGGGCTTCGAGGTGGGCCCCGTCAACCTGTCGATCCGGCGCGGCGAGATCGTCTTCATCACCGGCAGCAACGGTTCGGGCAAGTCGACCTTTCTGAAACTGCTGACCGGCTTGCAGGCGCCCGATGCCGGCCGCATCCGCTGGAACGGCAATCCCGTCGATCCTGACAGCCTCGAGCGCTATCGCGGCCTGTTCTCCGCGATCTTCTCGGACTACCACCTGTTCCCGACGCTCTGGGGCCTGGACGCGCCGACCCCGGGCGCGATCGACGCGCATCTGCAGCGCCTGGCCCTGCAGGCCCTGACCGCGCTGAACGGACGCTCGTTCTCACCGCTCAAGCTCTCCACCGGCCAGCGCAAGCGCCTCGCGCACCTGGTGGCCCTGCTGGAAGACCGGCCCATCTACGTCTTCGACGAATGGGCGGCCGACCAGGACCCGGCGTTCCGGCGCTGGTTCTATCACACGGAGCTGCCACGCCTGAAGGCGCTCGGCAAGACCGTGATCGCGGTCACCCATGACGAGCCGTACTTCGGCTGCGCCGACCGCTGGCTGCACTTCGAGGAAGGGCGCTGCGTCGAGCGCGCGCCGGCGTCGGTCCTGCCGGCAGCATCCGCGCCGGTCACGCTGGCGGCGACGTAG
- a CDS encoding MBL fold metallo-hydrolase, with product MSADELYLRGDIVAEPLVSGWYAWTHLISPATLAMNVVGRHLKIMASFVHAPKVHVAAVKNPKMLGGPFIDYAESRVAEVQGLIEQTRSEQARLIAFAEGVHQLNALLKRAATGAGLDDLYTQVPDCLRGYVELFYDARHQPTFRLYESLLYRSAYYDRTAQSLQLHVTQNDHRPFVLSTPRLPDATSVCVQLPFESPVLDRFFRARYEPTPVSRLAEELGIAQESRALFRSFFTSEPPAARQRYQGEQARIRFFGHACLLLETRAFSLITDPVVSFPYRGANSRYTYEDLPPFIDYVLITHNHQDHVLLETLLQLRHMIGTVIVPRGGNGELQDPSLKLALQALGFKRVVELDELESLELPGGKLTGLPFLGEHADLGIRTKLCYHVAIGGWSTLFAADACIIDPQVYRHAHEIVGDIDVLYLGMECDGAPLSWLYGPLLSEPLTWEQDRSRTLSGSNFARARELVEMFGPSQVYVYAMGQEPWLNHIMAVKYTETSLPIVESNRLLDYCRERGIVAERLYCMKETFHADAAPVEA from the coding sequence ATGTCGGCTGATGAACTTTATCTACGCGGTGACATCGTCGCCGAACCCCTGGTATCCGGCTGGTATGCCTGGACCCACCTGATCTCGCCGGCCACGCTGGCCATGAATGTCGTGGGGCGCCATCTCAAGATCATGGCGTCGTTCGTGCACGCGCCCAAGGTACACGTCGCCGCGGTCAAGAATCCCAAGATGCTGGGCGGCCCCTTCATCGATTATGCGGAATCCCGGGTGGCCGAGGTACAAGGCCTGATCGAGCAGACGCGCAGCGAACAGGCCCGGCTGATCGCCTTCGCGGAAGGCGTCCACCAGTTGAACGCGTTGCTCAAACGTGCCGCCACCGGCGCTGGCCTGGACGATCTGTACACCCAGGTGCCGGATTGCCTGCGCGGCTATGTCGAGCTGTTCTACGATGCGCGGCACCAGCCCACGTTCCGCCTCTACGAGTCGCTGCTGTACCGCAGCGCGTACTACGACCGCACCGCGCAAAGCCTGCAGCTGCACGTCACCCAGAACGATCATCGGCCGTTCGTGCTCAGCACGCCTCGGTTGCCGGATGCGACTTCGGTCTGCGTCCAGCTGCCATTCGAATCCCCGGTGCTCGACCGGTTCTTCCGGGCGCGCTACGAGCCCACCCCGGTGAGCCGGCTGGCCGAAGAACTGGGCATCGCGCAGGAAAGCCGGGCGCTGTTCCGTTCCTTCTTCACCAGCGAGCCGCCCGCGGCGCGCCAGCGCTATCAGGGCGAGCAGGCGCGCATCCGCTTCTTCGGCCATGCCTGCCTGCTGCTCGAGACCCGCGCGTTCTCGCTCATCACCGATCCGGTCGTGAGCTTTCCCTACCGGGGCGCCAACTCCCGCTACACCTACGAAGATCTGCCGCCGTTCATCGACTACGTGCTGATCACGCACAACCACCAGGACCATGTCCTGCTGGAAACCCTGCTGCAGCTGCGCCACATGATCGGCACGGTCATCGTGCCCCGCGGCGGCAACGGCGAGCTGCAGGATCCGAGCCTCAAGCTGGCGCTGCAGGCCCTCGGCTTCAAGCGGGTCGTCGAGCTCGACGAGCTGGAGAGCCTGGAGCTGCCGGGCGGCAAGCTGACCGGCCTGCCGTTTCTCGGCGAGCACGCCGATCTGGGCATCCGCACCAAGCTTTGCTATCACGTCGCGATCGGCGGATGGTCGACCCTGTTTGCCGCCGACGCCTGCATCATCGACCCGCAGGTCTACCGGCATGCGCATGAGATCGTCGGCGACATCGATGTGCTGTACCTGGGCATGGAGTGCGACGGCGCGCCGCTGTCGTGGCTCTACGGCCCGCTGCTGAGCGAGCCGCTGACCTGGGAGCAGGATCGCTCGCGCACCCTGTCGGGCAGCAATTTCGCGCGGGCCCGCGAACTGGTGGAGATGTTCGGGCCCAGCCAGGTCTACGTCTACGCCATGGGCCAGGAGCCCTGGCTCAACCACATCATGGCGGTGAAGTACACCGAGACGTCGCTGCCCATCGTGGAATCCAACCGCTTGCTCGACTATTGCCGCGAGCGGGGCATCGTCGCCGAGCGCCTGTACTGCATGAAGGAAACCTTCCACGCAGACGCGGCCCCGGTCGAAGCGTAA
- a CDS encoding MbtH family protein — MNRTSTGEAPSDFCVVVNDEGQYSLWRSDLPIPGGWRETGMAGNRQACIDYVDQVWTDMRPASLRQRQ, encoded by the coding sequence ATGAACCGCACCAGCACAGGCGAAGCGCCATCGGATTTTTGCGTTGTTGTTAACGACGAGGGCCAGTATTCGTTATGGCGTTCGGATCTGCCGATCCCCGGCGGGTGGCGTGAAACAGGCATGGCCGGAAACCGGCAGGCGTGCATCGACTATGTCGACCAGGTCTGGACCGACATGCGCCCGGCCAGTCTCCGTCAGCGCCAGTGA